In Phocoena phocoena chromosome 3, mPhoPho1.1, whole genome shotgun sequence, a single window of DNA contains:
- the CXXC5 gene encoding CXXC-type zinc finger protein 5: MSSLGSGPQDSGGSSSGSNANGSSGSGPKAGVADKSAAAAAAPASVADDAPPPERRNKSGIISEPLNKSLRRSRPLSHYSSFGGSGGSGGGSMMGGESAEKAAAAAAAASLLANGHDLAAAMAVDKSNPTSKHKSGAVASLLSKAERATELAAEGQLTLQQFAQSTEMLKRVVQEHLPLMSEAGTGLPDMEAVAGAEALNGQSDFPYLGAFPINPGLFIMTPAGVFLAESALHMAGLAEYPMQGELASAISSGKKKRKRCGMCAPCRRRINCEQCSSCRNRKTGHQICKFRKCEELKKKPSAALEKVMLPTGAAFRWFQ; this comes from the exons ATGTCGAGCCTCGGCAGCGGCCCGCAGGACAGTGGCGGTAGCAGCAGCGGCAGCAACGCCAATGGCAGCAGTGGCAGCGGCCCAAAGGCGGGAGTGGCAGACAAGagtgcggcggcggcggctgcgccAGCCTCGGTGGCGGATGACGCACCACCCCCTGAGCGCCGGAACAAGAGCGGCATCATCAGTGAACCCCTCAACAAGAGCCTGCGCCGCTCCCGCCCTCTCTCCCACTACTCTTCCTTTGGGGGCAGCGGTGGCAGTGGCGGTGGCAGCATGATGGGCGGGGAGTCTGCCGAAAAGGCTGCCGCGGCCGCAGCCGCTGCCTCCCTGTTGGCCAATGGGCACGACCTGGCGGCGGCCATGGCTGTGGACAAAAGCAACCCTACCTCAAAGCACAAAAGTGGTGCTGTGGCCAGCCTGCTGAGCAAGGCAGAGCGGGCCACGGAGCTGGCAGCCGAGGGACAGCTGACGCTGCAGCAGTTCGCGCAGTCCACGGAGATGCTGAAGCGCGTGGTGCAGGAGCACCTACCGCTGATGAGCGAGGCGGGCACTGGCCTGCCCGACATGGAGGCCGTGGCGGGCGCCGAAGCCCTCAATGGCCAGTCCGACTTCCCCTACCTGGGCGCCTTTCCCATCAACCCAGGCCTCTTCATCATGACCCCGGCGGGCGTGTTCCTGGCTGAGAGCGCGCTGCACATGGCCGGCCTGGCCGAATACCCCATGCAGGGAGAGCTGGCCTCCGCCATCAGCTCGGGCAAGAAGAAGCGGAAACGCTGCGGCATGTGTGCGCCCTGCCGGCGGCGCATCAACTGCGAGCAGTGCAGCAGTTGTAGGAACCGAAAGACTGGCCATCAGATTTGCAAATTCAGAAAATGTGAGGAACTCAAAAAGAAGCCTTCCGCTGCTCTGGAG AAGGTGATGCTTCCGACGGGAGCCGCCTTCCGGTGGTTTCAGTGA